In Spirochaetota bacterium, the DNA window AAGTATCAGTCTTTTTTTCATATCTATATATTTCTTTTAATTTTAAAACATCTTTCATAAAAATTTATTTTATACATATTGTTTTTGTTAAAATAAAACTTCATTTATTTATTAATTTAAATTTTTTAATCAAAAATATTTTATCTTATCTTTAGGAATATTCCTAAAAGTCCAAGTGTTATTAATAATTGTAAAATTAGAAATTTAACCATTACCTGAGTATTTGACCAGTTTCTAGTCTCTCTAAAATGGTCATGTAATGGAAACCTAGTATTTTTGAATATTCTTATTCTAAGAAACCTAATAAAAGCAACTTTTACAAGTCCAGTTCCTCCATTTATTAAGAGGACTGTAGAAACTATAAAATATATGAAGGGATTACCAATTTTTATAATTAAAACCCCGATAAAAAATCCTAAAGCTCTGGAACCTGCATCACCCATTAAAATTATTGATGGAAAAGCATTATACCATATATATGCAATTAAAGCTCCAGTTAAAACAAATGAAAGTATTCCCCATATAGCTCCATCTTTTATGTGTGGTAAAAGAAGGTATTTCGATATATCTTTATGTCCTAAAATAAAATACATAAGAAAACCTAATGTTATTAAAGATACTAGAACTAACATTCCTGATAAGCCATCAACTCCATCTGAACAATTGGTAGTATTTATAGATATCCATATTAAAAATGTCCCAAGTATATTAAATAACCATTTTGGTAAATAAATCATTCCATTGTAAAAAGGAATCCATATATAAGAATTTTCAAAATAAGAAATAATAAATGTTGCCAAAAAAGCTAAAATCAAATCAATTAACCCTTTTTTATATTCATTCCATGGAATCTCACTCTTATCATCTAAGAAACCAAATAACATTGTTAAAAATGTTAAAATAAGAATTAAATATATCTCTAAGTCAAAGGGGATTACTAAAAAAGAAACAAAAATAAATATAGTAATAAAAATTACTCCAGCGCCAGTAGGTTTA includes these proteins:
- a CDS encoding phospho-N-acetylmuramoyl-pentapeptide-transferase; protein product: MLRYIENLKQYFGPFRLFGSNSFISMLGFYLSFFLSFILLPKFSKKLPYDRGRNFALQSEKAKGKPTGAGVIFITIFIFVSFLVIPFDLEIYLILILTFLTMLFGFLDDKSEIPWNEYKKGLIDLILAFLATFIISYFENSYIWIPFYNGMIYLPKWLFNILGTFLIWISINTTNCSDGVDGLSGMLVLVSLITLGFLMYFILGHKDISKYLLLPHIKDGAIWGILSFVLTGALIAYIWYNAFPSIILMGDAGSRALGFFIGVLIIKIGNPFIYFIVSTVLLINGGTGLVKVAFIRFLRIRIFKNTRFPLHDHFRETRNWSNTQVMVKFLILQLLITLGLLGIFLKIR